The Methanosarcina barkeri str. Wiesmoor DNA segment CTGTTGCATCCTGTGGATGTGCAGAAAATGCGAATCAGCAGGCTGTTCAGAACTCAAGCACTATACAGATCACCGACATGTTGGGCAGGCAGTTAACTGTGCCGGCGGAAATCTCTTCAATTGTAGCCACTTCTCCGCCGTCCACTATCCTCGTTTATATGCTTGCTCCGGACAAACTTTCAGGGTGGAATTTTAAAAATAATTTTACTCAACTTTACATGGTTGAAAATTACTCAAGTCTGCCTGTAATCGGGGGCTGGTTCGGAACACAGACCGGGAACTATGAAACTATAATCAAAATGCATCCTGACATTGTAATTGAAGGGTACACCACTGATGGAGAAATACATGAGACTATAGAGCGCAGACAGGAAAGCTTTGGAAATATTCCTGTAGTGGCTGTTGATGGTTCTATTATCTTCGTCAACAAATCTGACCCGACTATACAATATGTGGGTAAACTTCTTAACTGTGAAGACCAGGCACAAAAACTGATTGATTTCCGCAGTTCAGTCCTTAGTGAGATTAATAACACTATAAAAGATATTCCCGAAGACCAGAAAGTACGTGTTTATTATGCCGAAGGTCCAAAAGGGCTCATGACCGACCCTTCAGGTTCTCAGCACTCCCAGGTCATTGATATCTGTGGTGGTATTAACGTTGCAGATTGTCAGCTTACGCCAGGAAGCGGCATGACTCAGGTCTCAATCGAGCAGGTTATGAACTGGAACCCTGAGATAATTATCACCTCAAATCCACAGTTCTATTCGACAGTTTACTCTGATTCTCTCTGGGCAAGTATAGATGCTGTGAAAAATAAGAAAGTATACCTTGCTCCTCAGAATCCTTTCTGCTGGATTGACAGGCCACAGGGCCCTCACCTTATCCTCGGAACTGTCTGGACTGCAAAAATGCTGTACCCGGACCGTTTTGTAAATATGGATCTCTCCAATCTGACTCGTGAGTTCTACTCGGAATTCTTCCACTATAATCTCACGGACAAAGAGCTGAATGCGCTACTTAACCCTTCAGCAGAGGCTAAGACGTGAGCGAGCAGGAAAAATCTCCGGATTTCCCCTATATTGCAGAGAACATCTTTGCCCCCATCTACCCTGTAATAGCTGCTAATATCGTCAAGCAAAGTGGAATAGAGAAAGGTATATGTCTTGACCTGGGATGCGGTATAGCATCCCTGGGAATTGCTGTTGCAGAAATTACGGATATGCAGGTATATGGTGTTGATATTTCAACTAAGATGTGCAGGCTTTCAAGAAACAAAGCCTTCCGCCATTGTCTTTCAAGTAAAGTTGCTCCTGTGCAGTCTGATGTACACCTGCTCCCTTTTAGAAATAATTGTGCAGACCTCATAGTAAGTCGGGGTTCCGTATTTTTCTGGAATGACCTGCCTGTGGCTTTTAAAGAGATCTCTCGCGTTCTTGCTCCTGGTGGGCAGGCATGGGTAGGAGGTGGCTTCGGCACAAAAGAGTTGAGAGCACAGATTTCTGAAAAGATGGTCGAAATCGATCCGGACTGGCATTCCAGTTCAAAAGAACGTCTCAGTCCTGAAAACCTTCAGGCTATAAAGGAAGCTGGAAGGCAGACCGAGATTCCCTGTCATGTAGTCCAGGATGATTCGGGATTCTGGATGGTATTAAGCAAGGAAGGTTAAAAAATGAAGTGCAATGTGTGTGAATTCAGGTGTGAAATCGATGAATACAGCAGGGGAAGATGCGGGAACTACTTATGTGCTGGTGATACTATCATCCAGGACCCTGATCTCGGATATCTTGGAGCATATCCTGTTTCTATAGAAACCATTCCCTTACTTCACTATTATCCCTCAGGTAAATTCCTTCAGGTTTTCAGTACTGGATGCAACTTCCAGTGT contains these protein-coding regions:
- a CDS encoding class I SAM-dependent methyltransferase, whose translation is MSEQEKSPDFPYIAENIFAPIYPVIAANIVKQSGIEKGICLDLGCGIASLGIAVAEITDMQVYGVDISTKMCRLSRNKAFRHCLSSKVAPVQSDVHLLPFRNNCADLIVSRGSVFFWNDLPVAFKEISRVLAPGGQAWVGGGFGTKELRAQISEKMVEIDPDWHSSSKERLSPENLQAIKEAGRQTEIPCHVVQDDSGFWMVLSKEG
- a CDS encoding iron ABC transporter substrate-binding protein is translated as MRGKISTILLLSILVLAVASCGCAENANQQAVQNSSTIQITDMLGRQLTVPAEISSIVATSPPSTILVYMLAPDKLSGWNFKNNFTQLYMVENYSSLPVIGGWFGTQTGNYETIIKMHPDIVIEGYTTDGEIHETIERRQESFGNIPVVAVDGSIIFVNKSDPTIQYVGKLLNCEDQAQKLIDFRSSVLSEINNTIKDIPEDQKVRVYYAEGPKGLMTDPSGSQHSQVIDICGGINVADCQLTPGSGMTQVSIEQVMNWNPEIIITSNPQFYSTVYSDSLWASIDAVKNKKVYLAPQNPFCWIDRPQGPHLILGTVWTAKMLYPDRFVNMDLSNLTREFYSEFFHYNLTDKELNALLNPSAEAKT